Proteins encoded in a region of the Paenibacillus sp. E222 genome:
- a CDS encoding Gfo/Idh/MocA family protein: MSNKIRTGIIGASINNGWASGTHIPAIEHLDEFELTAVGTSNMASAKKSAEAFYADHGFDNMEKLAQHPKVDMVVVSINVKEHFSAVKAIVPAGKPIYCEWPLGSNTVEALEMQEWVASAKLPNAIGLQARQAPAVQYVKDLLAEGYVGKVLSANLKISIDAMGGVSDKSNAYLFDRKIGGNLLTIVGGHNLDAFTYMLGDFTELSALTAQQFPEVELVDIQKTIKKTTDDQILIAGKLTSGAAASVHIQGGVKHQTGLTLEIFGDQGTIVLSAPASIQFGSHQLRGAGATDNELHELTIPDSYYWGPQSLKNDSGFVLNMAQAYRKFAQDIQEGTTLAPTFADAVKLHQLLDAIEKSAQTGERQYF; the protein is encoded by the coding sequence TTGAGTAATAAAATTCGTACAGGAATCATAGGGGCTTCCATTAATAATGGGTGGGCGAGTGGTACACATATTCCAGCTATAGAGCATTTGGATGAGTTTGAGCTTACAGCAGTGGGTACGAGCAATATGGCAAGTGCGAAGAAAAGCGCAGAAGCGTTCTACGCAGATCACGGCTTTGATAACATGGAGAAGCTGGCTCAACATCCTAAAGTGGACATGGTCGTTGTCAGTATTAACGTCAAGGAACATTTTAGCGCCGTTAAAGCCATCGTGCCTGCTGGAAAACCGATCTATTGTGAATGGCCACTGGGATCGAATACAGTTGAAGCACTTGAAATGCAGGAATGGGTAGCGTCCGCAAAATTACCAAATGCGATTGGATTACAGGCCAGACAAGCCCCAGCCGTTCAGTATGTGAAAGATTTATTAGCAGAAGGTTATGTGGGTAAAGTGTTATCTGCCAATTTAAAGATCTCCATTGATGCCATGGGTGGCGTGAGTGATAAGTCCAATGCCTACCTGTTTGATCGGAAGATAGGAGGAAACTTGCTGACCATTGTAGGTGGACATAATCTGGATGCATTTACCTACATGCTTGGAGACTTTACCGAACTTTCTGCTCTCACAGCACAGCAGTTTCCTGAAGTTGAATTGGTGGATATTCAGAAAACTATTAAGAAGACGACAGATGATCAGATACTGATTGCTGGAAAATTAACGAGTGGTGCCGCTGCCAGTGTTCATATTCAAGGTGGCGTTAAACACCAGACAGGACTTACCCTTGAAATTTTCGGAGATCAGGGAACGATCGTACTGAGTGCGCCCGCATCCATTCAATTTGGATCACACCAACTACGCGGTGCAGGAGCTACTGACAACGAACTTCATGAACTAACTATTCCCGATTCCTATTACTGGGGCCCACAATCTCTAAAAAATGACTCCGGATTTGTTCTGAATATGGCTCAGGCTTATCGTAAATTCGCACAAGATATTCAAGAAGGTACAACCTTAGCACCTACTTTTGCTGATGCGGTGAAACTTCATCAATTACTAGATGCCATTGAAAAATCAGCACAGACGGGTGAACGCCAATACTTTTAA
- the nfsA gene encoding oxygen-insensitive NADPH nitroreductase, protein MNQTLELLHNHTSFRSYTSQPLTEEQINAIFQAANQTSSFSLLQAVSIIRITDPVTRKKVRNLSVNQPYIEEAAEFWIFCADFNRNHQIAPEVDIEYIEFLLIGSFDAGLVAQNALTAAESLGLGGVFIGGVRANINELSEVLNLPKYVIPLVGLCIGTPAGDKPDLKPRLPQSMVLLENHYSSLNQEKLATYDETMLKYYENRPTRAPFTVKKVKGWSNHIQDHLQRSIQPQMMSYLNKQGFAKK, encoded by the coding sequence ATGAATCAGACACTTGAGTTGCTTCATAACCATACATCGTTTCGTTCTTATACATCTCAACCCCTGACTGAGGAACAGATCAATGCGATCTTTCAGGCAGCGAATCAAACTTCATCATTCAGTCTCTTACAGGCCGTTTCCATTATTCGAATCACTGATCCGGTGACTCGGAAAAAAGTCAGAAACCTTTCAGTCAATCAACCTTATATTGAAGAAGCGGCTGAGTTTTGGATTTTCTGTGCAGATTTTAATCGCAATCATCAAATTGCCCCAGAAGTGGATATTGAATATATAGAATTTCTGTTAATTGGTTCGTTCGACGCCGGACTAGTGGCGCAAAATGCGTTAACAGCTGCCGAATCTTTGGGACTTGGCGGTGTGTTTATTGGTGGGGTTAGAGCTAATATTAACGAACTATCTGAAGTATTAAATTTACCGAAATATGTGATTCCTTTGGTGGGATTATGCATAGGTACTCCAGCTGGAGATAAACCTGATCTGAAACCTCGCCTACCGCAATCTATGGTGTTGCTTGAAAATCATTACAGTTCTCTTAATCAAGAAAAACTAGCAACTTATGATGAAACGATGTTGAAGTATTATGAAAATCGACCGACAAGAGCCCCTTTCACTGTGAAAAAAGTAAAGGGATGGAGTAACCACATCCAGGATCATCTCCAGAGAAGTATTCAACCTCAAATGATGAGTTATTTGAACAAGCAAGGATTTGCAAAAAAATAG
- a CDS encoding MarR family winged helix-turn-helix transcriptional regulator: MTDAVDCDIRQSLDRISSQMRRNYSESLRELNLYVGQDNLLYRLWLGDGVTQMQLCEHLKCEPPTVTNMVKSLEQNGFIYRKRDVEDARIMRIYLTDKGQELEKPVDIKWREQQEKLLQSISTEERLILRKLMQQMERNIV, encoded by the coding sequence ATGACAGATGCGGTTGATTGTGATATTCGACAGTCATTAGATCGAATTTCTTCCCAGATGCGTCGGAATTATAGTGAGTCTCTTAGAGAACTTAATCTCTATGTGGGGCAAGATAATTTGTTGTATCGTCTATGGTTGGGTGATGGGGTAACCCAGATGCAGCTTTGTGAACACTTGAAATGTGAACCACCTACAGTAACGAACATGGTTAAATCATTAGAGCAGAACGGTTTTATATATCGTAAACGTGATGTAGAAGATGCGCGGATCATGCGTATCTATCTAACGGACAAAGGACAAGAATTAGAAAAGCCGGTCGATATTAAATGGAGGGAACAGCAGGAGAAATTGCTTCAATCGATTTCGACGGAAGAACGGTTGATACTAAGAAAACTCATGCAACAAATGGAGAGGAATATAGTGTGA
- a CDS encoding phosphotransferase: MGGTNVWDAEWEVNEEQARTLIGRQFPQLSSKQVKRLGWGWDNTVFLIGDEYVFRFPRRSIAVGSIRMEGKLLPKLEAYMTIPYPKPLFYGEASDEYPAPFLGYAYVPGDFPIGLTEERRALSAETLAKFLRRLHEFPLQTALKCGVQQDHRNLTDIASRKVKLEGFLSKVVEHLSPEESGVIEAYISRLQKDRVEAVNAVLHGDLHFKNMLVNENGIVSGIIDWGDLSVGHPACDLSVAYSFLPPYARGVFFEMYGGADEETKLLARLIAVYIPILILMQAVDDGNEAIAAEAKSNIMRALSD, encoded by the coding sequence ATGGGTGGAACGAATGTTTGGGATGCGGAGTGGGAGGTTAACGAAGAGCAGGCGCGGACGCTGATCGGCAGACAATTCCCTCAGCTGTCATCGAAGCAAGTGAAGCGATTGGGCTGGGGCTGGGACAATACGGTTTTTCTCATCGGTGACGAGTACGTGTTCCGGTTTCCAAGAAGATCTATTGCAGTTGGCTCGATTCGTATGGAAGGGAAGCTGCTGCCGAAGTTGGAAGCATATATGACCATCCCCTATCCGAAACCGTTGTTTTATGGCGAAGCAAGTGACGAATACCCGGCACCATTTCTTGGCTATGCCTACGTGCCAGGAGATTTCCCAATCGGTTTGACGGAAGAACGCCGGGCTTTATCGGCAGAGACGCTGGCGAAATTTTTGCGGAGATTGCATGAGTTTCCGCTGCAGACGGCGCTGAAGTGCGGAGTTCAGCAAGATCATCGAAACTTGACGGACATAGCATCGCGCAAAGTGAAATTGGAAGGATTTCTATCGAAGGTGGTTGAACACTTGTCGCCGGAGGAGTCCGGTGTGATCGAAGCGTATATTAGCAGGCTGCAAAAGGACCGTGTCGAGGCGGTGAATGCAGTGCTACATGGCGATCTTCATTTCAAAAATATGCTTGTGAATGAGAACGGGATCGTTTCCGGCATCATTGATTGGGGCGATCTGAGCGTAGGCCATCCGGCTTGCGATTTGAGCGTTGCTTATAGCTTTTTACCACCTTACGCTCGCGGCGTGTTTTTCGAAATGTACGGAGGAGCGGACGAGGAAACGAAGCTGCTGGCGCGGCTGATCGCGGTATACATCCCCATACTGATCTTAATGCAAGCGGTCGATGACGGGAATGAAGCGATTGCGGCAGAGGCAAAATCCAACATCATGCGGGCACTGTCGGATTAG
- a CDS encoding aldehyde dehydrogenase family protein — MEKGKGEIIYGGSSDENSGFIEPTLMGWSPHGVRRLWQMKFFGPILPIISYSRLEDAIVYLLL; from the coding sequence ATTGAGAAAGGCAAAGGAGAAATCATATACGGCGGTTCATCCGATGAGAATAGCGGCTTTATCGAACCGACTTTAATGGGATGGTCGCCACATGGAGTTCGGCGACTATGGCAAATGAAATTTTTCGGTCCAATTTTGCCTATAATTAGCTATAGCAGATTGGAAGACGCAATCGTGTACCTATTGCTGTAG
- a CDS encoding aldehyde dehydrogenase family protein, with protein MVNSGQTCVALDYVLVHELVKVELISELILTIKQFFGSEIVKSCDYGRIVSARHFNRLKCLH; from the coding sequence ATGGTCAATTCGGGCCAAACTTGCGTGGCACTCGATTATGTGCTCGTCCATGAATTGGTGAAGGTGGAGCTAATCAGCGAATTGATCCTGACGATTAAGCAGTTCTTTGGTTCGGAAATCGTCAAAAGCTGTGATTATGGCCGCATTGTGAGCGCGAGGCATTTCAACCGGTTGAAATGCCTTCATTGA
- a CDS encoding SDR family oxidoreductase, translating to MIIYKGKVALVTGASSGIGEAYARELAARGSHVIVVARSKDKLELLAKDLKATYGVNTYPLVSDLSKLGAAEELAEKVKELGLKVNILINNAGFGTDGRFEETSMERYREMVDLNITSLMDMTAQFLPYMQQQKDGIIVNVSSFLAFYPFPYMGAYAATKAFVLSFSESLWAENKHLGIRVMALCPGATKTGFFDKVDATNLPINVTGTPQSVVKTAFRGLEKNRIYVIDGVGNYWISNSARFVTRKFMAALSERLGRPASKK from the coding sequence ATGATTATTTATAAAGGTAAAGTCGCTCTGGTCACAGGTGCTTCATCTGGTATAGGAGAGGCCTACGCAAGAGAGCTTGCTGCAAGAGGCAGTCATGTCATTGTGGTTGCACGTTCGAAGGATAAACTTGAGTTACTTGCCAAAGATTTAAAGGCTACTTATGGAGTTAATACTTACCCTCTAGTCAGTGATCTTTCAAAGCTGGGGGCTGCTGAAGAACTGGCCGAAAAGGTTAAGGAGCTTGGACTTAAGGTGAACATTTTGATTAACAATGCAGGATTCGGAACAGACGGCCGGTTTGAAGAAACCTCTATGGAACGTTATCGCGAGATGGTTGATCTGAATATCACCTCACTCATGGATATGACGGCTCAGTTTTTACCCTACATGCAGCAACAGAAGGATGGAATTATCGTTAATGTTTCTTCTTTTTTAGCTTTTTATCCATTTCCATATATGGGGGCTTATGCCGCTACCAAAGCATTTGTACTTTCTTTCTCGGAATCACTCTGGGCAGAGAACAAACACTTGGGAATTCGTGTTATGGCACTATGTCCAGGAGCGACCAAAACAGGATTTTTCGATAAGGTCGATGCTACGAATTTGCCAATAAACGTTACGGGTACTCCTCAGTCTGTTGTAAAGACCGCCTTTCGTGGACTTGAGAAAAACCGTATCTATGTGATAGACGGTGTCGGCAATTACTGGATCTCCAATAGTGCCCGTTTTGTCACACGTAAATTTATGGCTGCCCTCTCTGAACGTCTTGGACGTCCTGCATCGAAGAAATAA
- a CDS encoding TetR/AcrR family transcriptional regulator, whose amino-acid sequence MGKREDIRIAALDLIIEEGIQSVTFPKIFKRANVGSSTFYNYYKNKEELVNELYKSVLMHMGEVIMTGYDPNLTVYERTKGILRHMVDYGLNYPKEILFLEGYSDSPYIDEEVRNMMNPAMIEIFAVIEEGQKQGIISEMNPMFCCHLIKGMVATSIRGYLGGKYPFGEEQIRQTLDACWRAIKV is encoded by the coding sequence ATGGGTAAGCGAGAGGATATTAGAATTGCAGCGCTGGATTTAATCATTGAGGAGGGCATACAGTCCGTTACTTTCCCAAAAATTTTCAAACGAGCCAATGTTGGCTCCAGCACCTTCTATAATTATTATAAAAACAAAGAAGAGCTAGTTAATGAGCTATATAAAAGTGTACTCATGCACATGGGAGAAGTGATCATGACCGGCTATGACCCTAATCTCACAGTCTATGAACGAACCAAGGGAATTCTGAGACACATGGTGGATTACGGGCTGAATTACCCAAAAGAAATTCTGTTTCTGGAAGGATATAGCGATTCTCCTTACATCGACGAAGAAGTGAGAAATATGATGAATCCTGCGATGATTGAAATTTTTGCTGTTATCGAAGAAGGTCAGAAGCAGGGCATCATCAGCGAAATGAATCCAATGTTTTGCTGTCATCTCATCAAAGGCATGGTTGCTACTTCAATAAGGGGGTATTTGGGAGGAAAATACCCTTTTGGCGAGGAGCAGATTCGGCAAACATTGGATGCGTGCTGGAGAGCCATTAAGGTCTAG
- a CDS encoding PucR family transcriptional regulator, which yields MQLTIEDALAVYPLSEGKLAAGKKGISRTISSINLMDAPDVINWMKEGELLLTTAYAIRDSPEEFVNLLQKLNECGASGLGIKLGRYWAEIPEIALLEADRLGLPLIELPFEFTFSEQITALYQSEFQRDTRRLNELLETQKKLVDFAMQADEYTNYFQSITSILGVPLAIVTSEGQTLYNMTRCSDMELLSDWPWNQDNRFYKSASNLLYRVPLLKNGKSYGYLLIQTENLLEAHEMEGIFHQAAVILSYHLEVIQNQEATAAGSRLGTAMERYLKGNASLKTVLEFAEALGSKFWSTPYVCMVSSSRADAWDHESQKRKLREIQNRLQDHPKTSSLESHHFYVMNRIYSLFPLLEEEAKDRRKYEDSVRLYADLMHSWDHGTRTCFISKVRTGMEEFIDGFRECGDAERISTELGLSEPVVMFADLEFIYLFKHIPQEVMVRYCSYLFRPLLDKEEEYTSEMMHTLEAYFANNGQVNETARELYIHRNTVLYRLEKISGLLNLDMKNTDHLLLLKLGLMFRHLMSPERQI from the coding sequence ATGCAATTAACTATAGAAGATGCGTTGGCGGTGTACCCGTTATCGGAAGGGAAGTTGGCAGCCGGTAAAAAAGGAATTTCTCGAACGATTAGCTCCATCAATTTGATGGATGCGCCGGATGTGATTAACTGGATGAAAGAAGGGGAACTCTTACTGACTACAGCGTATGCGATTAGGGATTCACCCGAGGAATTTGTTAATTTGCTGCAAAAGCTGAATGAATGTGGGGCCTCCGGACTTGGCATCAAGCTTGGTCGATACTGGGCGGAAATACCAGAGATAGCCCTGCTGGAAGCTGATCGGCTGGGCTTGCCCCTAATTGAGCTGCCTTTTGAGTTTACCTTCTCCGAGCAGATCACCGCTCTCTACCAATCCGAGTTTCAACGCGATACCCGCCGGCTGAATGAATTGCTTGAAACGCAGAAGAAGCTGGTTGATTTTGCCATGCAGGCGGATGAGTACACCAATTATTTTCAAAGTATCACAAGCATTTTAGGGGTTCCTTTAGCCATCGTTACCTCTGAAGGACAGACCTTGTATAATATGACCCGCTGTTCCGATATGGAGCTGTTGAGCGATTGGCCCTGGAATCAGGACAATCGGTTTTACAAGTCGGCGAGCAACCTGTTGTATAGGGTTCCCCTGCTGAAAAACGGAAAGTCATACGGTTATTTGCTGATACAAACTGAAAATCTGCTGGAAGCACATGAAATGGAGGGCATTTTTCACCAAGCTGCCGTTATTCTTTCCTATCATCTGGAGGTCATCCAGAATCAGGAGGCTACTGCGGCAGGCAGTCGTCTTGGCACGGCCATGGAACGTTACTTAAAGGGGAATGCCTCTTTGAAAACGGTGCTCGAATTTGCCGAAGCATTGGGAAGCAAATTTTGGAGCACGCCTTACGTATGCATGGTATCTTCCTCAAGAGCGGATGCTTGGGACCATGAAAGTCAGAAGCGCAAACTGAGGGAGATTCAGAATAGGCTTCAGGATCATCCCAAAACATCCTCCTTGGAATCCCATCATTTTTATGTGATGAACCGCATATATTCACTCTTCCCCCTTCTAGAAGAAGAGGCCAAGGATCGAAGGAAGTATGAGGATTCGGTACGTTTGTATGCGGATTTGATGCATTCATGGGACCACGGAACAAGGACATGTTTTATCAGTAAAGTAAGAACGGGCATGGAGGAGTTCATCGACGGCTTCCGGGAGTGCGGGGATGCTGAGAGAATCAGTACGGAGCTTGGTTTAAGCGAACCGGTTGTCATGTTTGCTGACCTGGAATTTATTTATCTCTTCAAGCATATTCCACAGGAGGTCATGGTCAGGTATTGCTCTTATTTATTCCGTCCACTGCTGGACAAAGAAGAGGAATACACCAGCGAGATGATGCACACACTTGAAGCCTATTTCGCCAACAACGGCCAAGTGAATGAAACTGCACGTGAGCTATATATCCATCGCAACACAGTACTGTACAGGCTGGAGAAAATTTCGGGGCTGCTGAACCTGGATATGAAGAATACCGATCATCTGCTGCTCTTAAAGCTGGGACTTATGTTTAGGCATTTAATGTCTCCCGAGAGACAAATTTAA